Proteins from a genomic interval of Aquabacterium sp. J223:
- a CDS encoding universal stress protein, producing the protein MKILVAVDGSDYTKRLLAWLATHDELLAKEVSYTFIAVVPPLPPIATHHIEPSSIDGHYTDTAKAVLDPVAEFARRHGWRFDTRAPVGRAGNEIAKAATGDRYDLVAMGSHGHSAVGSLVMGSVTQQVLASCRVPVLIVR; encoded by the coding sequence ATGAAGATCCTCGTCGCCGTCGATGGCAGCGACTACACGAAGCGACTGCTGGCATGGCTGGCAACCCACGACGAGTTGCTGGCGAAGGAGGTGTCGTACACCTTCATCGCCGTCGTGCCGCCGCTGCCCCCGATCGCGACGCACCACATCGAGCCGTCCAGCATCGACGGCCACTACACCGACACCGCGAAGGCGGTGCTCGATCCCGTCGCCGAGTTCGCGCGCCGCCACGGCTGGCGATTCGACACCCGCGCGCCCGTCGGACGTGCCGGCAACGAGATCGCCAAGGCCGCGACCGGCGACCGCTACGACCTGGTCGCGATGGGGTCCCACGGCCACTCGGCGGTCGGCAGCCTGGTGATGGGCTCGGTGACGCAACAGGTGTTGGCCTCGTGCCGGGTGCCCGTGCTGATCGTCCGATAG
- a CDS encoding hemerythrin domain-containing protein, with protein MADTTAALRIIRDEHAALASVLHALLLLVRDARHRNRAPDFRCLRAMLFYVDEFPERLHHVKETTMLFPRLRELTSEADAVLKQLDGDHASGARRVRELEHLLTAWELLGEARRPAFERALDEYVEFYLNHMRVEETAVLPLAERCFGAADWLILERAFGTHRDALAGAEPEAQYAALFRTLASVTPCAPR; from the coding sequence ATGGCCGACACCACCGCCGCGCTGAGGATCATCCGCGACGAGCACGCCGCGCTCGCCTCGGTGCTGCACGCCCTGCTGCTGCTGGTGCGCGACGCCCGCCACCGCAACCGCGCCCCCGACTTCAGGTGCCTGCGCGCGATGCTGTTCTACGTCGACGAGTTTCCGGAACGCCTGCACCACGTGAAGGAAACGACGATGCTCTTCCCCCGGCTTCGCGAGTTGACCTCCGAAGCCGACGCGGTGCTGAAGCAGCTCGACGGTGACCACGCCAGCGGCGCGAGGCGCGTGCGCGAGCTGGAGCACCTGCTGACGGCGTGGGAACTGCTCGGCGAAGCGCGCCGGCCCGCGTTCGAACGGGCGCTCGACGAGTACGTCGAGTTCTACCTCAACCACATGCGCGTCGAGGAGACCGCGGTGCTGCCCCTGGCCGAACGGTGCTTCGGCGCGGCCGACTGGCTGATCCTCGAACGCGCGTTCGGCACGCACCGAGACGCACTTGCCGGCGCCGAGCCGGAAGCCCAGTATGCAGCGCTGTTCCGGACCCTCGCCAGCGTCACGCCTTGCGCGCCACGGTGA
- a CDS encoding sulfite exporter TauE/SafE family protein, translating into MSTGLIAAAALAGAVGSPHCVAMCGAACAGLGGTRARAAAFQAGRLVGYALLGAMAAGLAGGLQWMANHAAPLKPLWAMFHVAAIVLGASLIRLGAQPAWLDRGAQAAWRALRVRTLGLDPARWPALAGALWALLPCGLLYSALMLAALADGPLHGAAVMAAFAATSGGGLQFGASLWRRWGLNGGRMGVRVSGAALAAGSAWALFRGVWPGLAERCG; encoded by the coding sequence ATGTCGACCGGACTGATCGCCGCGGCCGCGCTGGCCGGCGCCGTCGGCAGCCCGCACTGCGTGGCCATGTGCGGCGCGGCCTGCGCCGGCCTCGGCGGCACACGCGCCCGTGCGGCGGCCTTCCAGGCCGGCAGGCTGGTCGGTTATGCGCTGCTCGGCGCGATGGCGGCCGGCCTGGCCGGCGGCCTGCAATGGATGGCGAACCACGCCGCACCGCTCAAGCCGCTGTGGGCCATGTTCCATGTGGCGGCCATCGTGCTCGGCGCGAGCCTGATCCGGCTCGGCGCGCAGCCGGCGTGGCTGGATCGAGGCGCCCAGGCGGCGTGGCGCGCGCTGCGCGTGCGCACGCTGGGCCTCGACCCGGCACGCTGGCCGGCGCTGGCCGGTGCGCTGTGGGCGCTGCTGCCCTGCGGCCTGCTCTACTCGGCGCTGATGCTGGCGGCGCTGGCCGACGGGCCGCTGCACGGCGCGGCCGTGATGGCGGCATTCGCCGCCACGTCGGGCGGCGGCCTGCAGTTTGGCGCGTCGTTGTGGCGACGCTGGGGCTTGAACGGCGGCCGCATGGGCGTGCGCGTGTCCGGGGCGGCGCTCGCCGCGGGGTCGGCGTGGGCGCTGTTCCGAGGCGTCTGGCCCGGGCTCGCCGAGCGGTGCGGCTGA
- the hemN gene encoding oxygen-independent coproporphyrinogen III oxidase, whose product MIDSTTSAPAARAATALLSGTTAPRYTSYPTADRFREDFGPDDYARALGQHARAAPRPLSLYVHLPFCESVCYYCACNKVVTRDRGRAVEYLAALEAEIELHARLLGTRAAVSQVHFGGGTPTFLDDTQLARLTEALERAFAIAPGAERAIEIDPRTVDAARLSALAGLGFDRLSFGVQDFDPAVQQAVHRVQPFESVASLVHAARRIGFEAINVDLIYGLPRQTPSSFARTLDRVRRLRPDRIALYAYAHLPERFKPQRRIDAAELPPPDDKVAMLRTAIDTFVAVGYDTIGMDHFALGHDALAVARREGRLQRNFQGYASHTGGDLIGLGVSAIGQIGDCYAQNAKALPDYLDAVRAGRFATERGLALQADDRLRRDVIMSIMCRGRLVYAAVEAAHAIDFRSTFADELVRLRALAGRGWVEFEAGGFSVTPAGWYAVRAVAAVFDRHLQAAGGRGAHSRIA is encoded by the coding sequence ATGATCGACTCCACCACGTCCGCGCCGGCGGCGCGCGCCGCGACGGCGCTGCTGTCCGGGACCACCGCGCCGCGCTACACGTCGTACCCGACGGCCGACCGTTTCCGTGAGGACTTCGGGCCCGACGACTATGCGCGCGCGCTCGGCCAGCACGCCCGCGCTGCGCCGCGCCCGCTGTCGCTGTACGTTCACCTGCCGTTCTGCGAGTCGGTCTGCTACTACTGCGCGTGCAACAAGGTCGTCACGCGCGACCGTGGGCGGGCGGTCGAGTACCTGGCCGCGCTCGAAGCGGAGATCGAACTCCACGCGCGCCTGCTCGGCACGCGGGCCGCGGTCTCGCAGGTGCACTTCGGCGGCGGCACGCCGACCTTCCTCGACGACACCCAGCTCGCACGCCTGACGGAGGCGCTCGAGCGGGCGTTCGCGATCGCGCCGGGTGCCGAACGCGCCATCGAGATCGACCCCCGCACGGTGGACGCGGCTCGCCTGAGCGCGCTGGCCGGCCTGGGGTTCGACCGCCTGAGCTTCGGCGTGCAGGACTTCGACCCCGCGGTGCAGCAGGCGGTGCACCGCGTGCAGCCTTTCGAGTCGGTGGCGTCGCTGGTGCACGCGGCGCGCCGCATCGGCTTCGAGGCGATCAACGTCGACCTCATCTACGGGCTGCCGCGGCAGACGCCGTCGTCCTTCGCCCGCACGCTGGATCGCGTGCGGCGGCTGCGGCCGGACCGCATCGCGCTGTACGCCTATGCCCACCTGCCGGAGCGCTTCAAGCCGCAGCGCCGCATCGACGCCGCCGAGTTGCCGCCACCGGACGACAAGGTGGCGATGCTCCGCACGGCGATCGACACCTTCGTCGCGGTCGGCTACGACACCATCGGCATGGACCACTTCGCGCTCGGCCACGACGCGCTGGCGGTGGCCCGGCGGGAAGGCCGGCTGCAGCGGAACTTCCAGGGCTATGCCAGCCACACCGGCGGCGACCTGATCGGCCTGGGCGTCTCGGCGATCGGCCAGATCGGCGACTGCTATGCGCAGAACGCGAAGGCGCTGCCCGATTACCTCGACGCGGTGCGCGCCGGCCGCTTCGCCACCGAGCGGGGCCTCGCGCTCCAGGCCGACGACCGGCTGCGGCGCGACGTGATCATGTCGATCATGTGCCGCGGACGGCTGGTGTACGCGGCGGTCGAAGCCGCGCACGCCATCGACTTCCGCAGCACGTTCGCCGACGAGCTGGTGCGGCTTCGCGCCCTGGCCGGGCGCGGCTGGGTCGAATTCGAAGCGGGCGGCTTCAGCGTCACGCCGGCCGGCTGGTACGCGGTGCGCGCGGTGGCCGCGGTGTTCGACCGCCACCTGCAGGCGGCGGGTGGCCGGGGCGCCCACTCGCGCATCGCCTGA
- the ccoG gene encoding cytochrome c oxidase accessory protein CcoG has product MIPIVPSGAAGGGGETARVVSLYQKAPTIYARAVHGRFARWRWAFVWLTQLVFYGLPWLGWNGRQAVLFDLEARRFYLFGLVLYPQDFVYLTALLVLSALGLFLFTAVAGRLWCGYACPQTVYTELFQWVERRIEGDRVARMRLDASPWGWNRVWRKGAKHACWVVIGLVTGVTFVGYFTPIRGLLGAVASLDLGPWETFWSLFYGVATWGNGGFMREQVCKYMCPYARFQSAMFDRDTMVIGYDAERGEPRGPRPHKADPRARGLGHCVDCTLCVQVCPTGIDIRDGLQYECIGCAACIDACDGVMDKLGYARGLIRYATENGIAGRWSRSRMLGRVLRPRVLVYAAVVGAGALAVVTSLALRAPFRVDVLRDRGVLARSVDDGRIENVYRLQIMNATERVQRYAVAVEGLPGLAAVDAPTAEVGPAQARWVPVRVQLPADAAAAASRGSNPIRFRVERLAEGAQGASVVLEKSTFIVPR; this is encoded by the coding sequence ATGATCCCGATCGTGCCCTCCGGTGCGGCCGGCGGCGGCGGCGAAACAGCGCGCGTCGTCTCGCTCTACCAGAAGGCGCCCACCATCTACGCCCGTGCGGTGCACGGCCGCTTCGCCCGCTGGCGCTGGGCCTTCGTGTGGCTGACGCAGCTCGTCTTCTACGGACTGCCGTGGCTCGGTTGGAACGGGCGCCAGGCCGTGCTCTTCGACCTGGAGGCGCGCCGCTTCTACCTCTTCGGCCTCGTGCTGTACCCGCAGGACTTCGTCTACCTGACGGCGCTGCTCGTGCTGTCGGCGCTGGGCCTGTTCCTGTTCACCGCGGTCGCCGGCAGGCTGTGGTGCGGCTACGCCTGTCCGCAGACGGTCTACACCGAGCTCTTCCAATGGGTCGAGCGCCGCATCGAGGGCGACCGCGTCGCGCGCATGCGGCTGGACGCGTCGCCGTGGGGCTGGAACCGCGTCTGGCGCAAGGGGGCCAAGCATGCGTGCTGGGTCGTGATCGGCCTGGTGACCGGCGTCACCTTCGTCGGCTACTTCACGCCGATCCGCGGGCTGCTGGGCGCCGTCGCGTCGTTGGACCTCGGGCCGTGGGAGACCTTCTGGTCGCTGTTCTACGGCGTCGCGACCTGGGGCAACGGCGGCTTCATGCGCGAGCAGGTGTGCAAGTACATGTGCCCTTACGCCCGCTTCCAGAGCGCGATGTTCGACCGCGACACGATGGTCATCGGCTACGACGCCGAGCGCGGCGAGCCGCGCGGCCCGCGCCCGCACAAGGCCGACCCGAGGGCGCGGGGCCTCGGCCACTGCGTGGATTGCACGCTGTGCGTGCAGGTCTGCCCGACCGGCATCGACATCCGCGACGGACTGCAGTACGAGTGCATCGGCTGCGCCGCCTGCATCGACGCCTGCGACGGCGTGATGGACAAGCTCGGCTACGCGCGCGGGCTGATCCGCTACGCGACCGAGAACGGCATCGCGGGCCGCTGGAGCCGCTCGCGGATGCTGGGGCGGGTGCTGCGTCCACGGGTGCTGGTGTATGCCGCCGTCGTGGGCGCCGGCGCGCTGGCCGTCGTCACCAGCCTGGCGCTGCGGGCCCCGTTCAGGGTCGACGTGCTGCGCGACCGCGGCGTGCTCGCGCGCAGCGTCGACGACGGCCGCATCGAGAACGTGTACCGGCTGCAGATCATGAACGCGACCGAGCGTGTGCAGCGGTATGCCGTCGCCGTCGAGGGCCTGCCCGGCCTGGCCGCCGTCGACGCGCCGACGGCCGAGGTCGGACCGGCGCAGGCGCGCTGGGTGCCCGTGCGCGTCCAACTGCCGGCCGACGCCGCCGCCGCGGCGAGCCGGGGCTCGAACCCGATCCGCTTCCGCGTCGAGCGGCTGGCCGAGGGTGCACAAGGCGCCAGCGTCGTGCTCGAGAAGTCGACCTTCATCGTGCCGCGTTGA
- the ccoP gene encoding cytochrome-c oxidase, cbb3-type subunit III, whose protein sequence is MSDFLHDGWSVYIATTTLAGIVACLVLLSLAARRKVMSGDNTTGHVWDDDLRELNNPLPRWWMGLFVITIVFALCYLALYPGLGTFAGSLGWTQQAQYDAELRRARELEAPIYARFAAMEVDRLAADPQALRIGERLYVNHCAQCHGSDARGSKGFPDLTDKDWLWGGTPERIVETITVGRHGVMPPMAAAVGSGEEVRQLAHYVLKLSGSAHNNLAAQLGRPRFGVCAACHGVDGKGNTALGAPNLTDKVWLHGWGEQAVVAAIERGVDNRMPAHADKLTPEQVRVLAAYVWGLSQPLPLPQPQLQTQRLSAR, encoded by the coding sequence ATGAGCGACTTCCTGCACGACGGCTGGTCGGTCTACATCGCCACGACCACGCTGGCCGGCATCGTGGCCTGCCTCGTCCTGCTGAGCCTGGCGGCTCGGCGCAAGGTCATGTCCGGCGACAACACCACCGGCCACGTCTGGGACGACGACCTGCGCGAGCTGAACAACCCGCTGCCGCGCTGGTGGATGGGCTTGTTCGTCATCACCATCGTGTTCGCGCTGTGCTACCTGGCGCTCTACCCCGGGCTCGGCACCTTCGCCGGCTCGCTGGGCTGGACGCAGCAGGCGCAGTACGACGCCGAGCTGCGGCGCGCGCGCGAGCTGGAGGCACCGATCTACGCCCGCTTCGCCGCGATGGAGGTCGATCGACTGGCCGCCGACCCGCAGGCGCTGCGCATCGGCGAACGCCTGTACGTCAACCACTGTGCGCAGTGCCACGGCTCGGACGCCCGCGGCAGCAAGGGCTTTCCGGACCTGACCGACAAGGACTGGCTGTGGGGCGGCACGCCCGAGCGGATCGTCGAGACGATCACGGTCGGGCGCCACGGCGTGATGCCGCCGATGGCCGCGGCCGTCGGCTCCGGCGAGGAGGTCCGCCAGCTCGCGCACTACGTGTTGAAGTTGTCCGGCAGTGCGCACAACAACCTCGCGGCGCAGCTGGGCCGGCCGAGGTTCGGCGTGTGCGCCGCCTGCCACGGCGTGGACGGCAAGGGCAACACGGCGCTCGGCGCGCCCAACCTGACCGACAAGGTGTGGCTGCACGGCTGGGGCGAGCAGGCGGTGGTCGCCGCCATCGAGCGCGGCGTGGACAACCGCATGCCCGCCCACGCCGACAAGCTCACGCCCGAGCAGGTCCGCGTGCTCGCTGCGTACGTCTGGGGACTGTCGCAGCCGCTGCCGCTGCCGCAGCCGCAGCTGCAGACACAACGGCTCTCGGCCCGGTGA
- a CDS encoding cbb3-type cytochrome c oxidase subunit 3, with protein sequence MDVNDLRVAATLASFAVFLGLCVWAWCRRNRARFDEAAQLPFEDTRPSSRSFS encoded by the coding sequence CTGGACGTCAACGACCTGCGCGTCGCCGCCACGCTGGCGTCGTTCGCGGTCTTCCTCGGCCTCTGCGTCTGGGCCTGGTGTCGGCGCAACCGTGCCCGCTTCGACGAGGCGGCGCAACTGCCCTTCGAGGACACCCGCCCTTCGAGCCGGAGCTTTTCATGA
- the ccoO gene encoding cytochrome-c oxidase, cbb3-type subunit II, giving the protein MTEHTKVDALSHERIETSNTLMIVLIVLVVAIGGLVEIVPLFFQRSTTQPAPGLKPYSPLQLAGRDVYVREGCYGCHSQMVRPFRAETLRYGAYSQAGEFVYDRPFQWGSKRTGPDLHRVGGRYTDEWHRVHLLQPRDVVPESNMPAYPWLERRAVDGPSMTRHMKALRTAGVPYDEAEIAGAADAVEGKTELDALIAYLQVLGTSVK; this is encoded by the coding sequence ATGACCGAGCACACCAAGGTCGATGCGCTGTCGCACGAACGCATCGAGACCAGCAACACGCTGATGATCGTGCTGATCGTGCTGGTGGTGGCGATCGGCGGGCTGGTGGAGATCGTGCCGCTGTTCTTCCAGCGTTCGACCACCCAACCGGCGCCGGGCCTGAAGCCCTACTCGCCGTTGCAGCTGGCCGGCCGCGACGTCTACGTGCGCGAGGGGTGCTACGGCTGCCACTCGCAGATGGTCCGGCCCTTCCGCGCGGAGACGCTGCGCTACGGCGCGTACTCGCAGGCCGGCGAGTTCGTCTACGACCGCCCGTTCCAGTGGGGGAGCAAGCGCACCGGGCCGGACCTCCACCGCGTCGGCGGACGCTACACCGACGAGTGGCACCGCGTGCACCTGCTGCAGCCGCGCGACGTGGTGCCCGAGTCGAACATGCCGGCCTACCCCTGGCTGGAACGCAGGGCCGTCGACGGCCCCTCGATGACGCGGCACATGAAGGCGCTGCGAACCGCCGGCGTGCCGTACGACGAGGCGGAGATCGCCGGCGCCGCCGATGCCGTCGAGGGCAAGACGGAGCTGGACGCCCTGATCGCCTACCTGCAGGTGCTCGGTACCAGCGTCAAATGA
- the ccoN gene encoding cytochrome-c oxidase, cbb3-type subunit I has translation MTTTAAAPPPGYDDAAVRLFTVASVAWGVVGMAVGLLIAAQLAWPELNFGVPWLSYGRLRPLHTNAVIFAFGGSALFATSYYVVQRTCQAPLFLPRLARFTFWGWTAVIVAAAISLPLGYTQGKEYAELEWPIDILIAVVWIAYAVVFFGTVANRRVRHIYVANWFFGAFILTVALLHIVNSAAIPAGWMKSYSAYAGVQDAMVQWWYGHNAVGFFLTAGFLGMMYYFIPKQAERPVYSYRLSIVHFWALIFTYMWAGPHHLHYTALPDWAQSIGMLFSLILLAPSWGGMINGIMTLSGAWHKLRDDPILKFLVVSLSFYGMSTFEGPMMSIKTVNALSHYTDWTVGHVHSGALGWVGLVSMGCLYHLIPRMFGQRQMHSVSAINLHFWISTVGIVLYIAAMWIAGVMQGLMWREVNADGTLAYGFVEGVKATYPYYVIRFVGGALYLAGMLVMAWNTWMTASEGGRRSAGALPGAAAAA, from the coding sequence ATGACCACCACCGCCGCCGCACCGCCGCCCGGCTACGACGACGCCGCCGTCCGCCTCTTCACCGTGGCGTCGGTGGCGTGGGGCGTCGTGGGCATGGCGGTGGGGCTGCTGATCGCCGCGCAGCTCGCGTGGCCCGAACTGAACTTCGGCGTCCCGTGGCTCAGCTACGGGCGCCTGCGCCCGCTGCACACCAACGCGGTGATCTTCGCCTTCGGCGGCTCGGCGCTGTTCGCGACCAGCTACTACGTCGTGCAGCGAACCTGCCAGGCGCCGCTGTTCCTGCCGCGGCTGGCGCGCTTCACGTTCTGGGGCTGGACGGCGGTGATCGTCGCCGCGGCGATCTCGCTGCCGCTCGGCTACACGCAGGGCAAGGAGTACGCCGAGCTCGAATGGCCGATCGACATCCTGATCGCGGTGGTCTGGATCGCCTACGCGGTCGTCTTCTTCGGCACGGTCGCCAATCGGCGCGTGCGCCACATCTACGTCGCCAACTGGTTCTTCGGCGCCTTCATCCTCACGGTGGCGTTGCTGCACATCGTCAACAGTGCGGCCATTCCGGCCGGCTGGATGAAGAGCTACAGCGCCTACGCCGGCGTGCAGGACGCGATGGTGCAGTGGTGGTACGGCCACAACGCGGTGGGCTTCTTCCTCACCGCCGGCTTCCTCGGGATGATGTACTACTTCATCCCGAAGCAGGCCGAGCGACCGGTGTACAGCTACCGGCTGTCGATCGTGCACTTCTGGGCCCTGATCTTCACGTACATGTGGGCGGGCCCGCACCACCTGCACTACACCGCGCTGCCCGACTGGGCGCAGTCGATCGGCATGCTGTTCTCGCTGATCCTGCTCGCGCCGAGCTGGGGCGGGATGATCAACGGGATCATGACCCTGAGCGGTGCCTGGCACAAGCTGCGCGACGACCCGATCCTCAAGTTCCTCGTCGTCTCGCTGTCGTTCTACGGCATGTCGACCTTCGAGGGTCCGATGATGTCGATCAAGACGGTCAACGCGCTGTCGCACTACACCGACTGGACGGTCGGCCACGTGCACAGCGGCGCCCTCGGCTGGGTGGGACTGGTCTCGATGGGCTGCCTGTACCACCTGATCCCGCGCATGTTCGGGCAGCGGCAGATGCACAGCGTGTCGGCGATCAACCTGCACTTCTGGATCTCGACCGTCGGCATCGTGCTCTACATCGCCGCGATGTGGATCGCCGGCGTGATGCAGGGCCTGATGTGGCGCGAGGTCAACGCCGACGGCACGCTGGCCTACGGCTTCGTCGAGGGCGTCAAGGCGACCTACCCGTACTACGTGATCCGCTTCGTCGGCGGCGCGCTGTACCTGGCCGGCATGCTGGTCATGGCCTGGAACACCTGGATGACCGCCAGCGAGGGCGGACGCCGGTCTGCCGGGGCGCTGCCGGGCGCCGCGGCCGCGGCTTGA
- the ccoS gene encoding cbb3-type cytochrome oxidase assembly protein CcoS: MDILFLLVPMSVVLALLVLALFAWALNGGQFDDVEQEGERILLDGGQAPCSAGLNARQGAPAAALPEWPGNTRGTP; the protein is encoded by the coding sequence ATGGACATCCTGTTCCTGCTCGTTCCGATGTCGGTGGTGCTCGCGCTGCTGGTGCTGGCGCTGTTCGCCTGGGCCTTGAACGGCGGGCAGTTCGACGACGTCGAACAGGAAGGCGAACGCATCCTCCTGGACGGCGGTCAGGCGCCGTGCAGCGCCGGGCTTAACGCACGTCAAGGCGCGCCGGCGGCGGCCCTTCCAGAATGGCCCGGCAACACAAGAGGGACGCCATGA